The following coding sequences are from one Caminibacter pacificus window:
- the lpxC gene encoding UDP-3-O-acyl-N-acetylglucosamine deacetylase: MRQRTIKKPVEVVGMGLHKGVPVKLRLEPMSENSGIVFYRADKGVTIPLKPEYVVDTKMATVLGNEGAVVSTIEHLMSAVYAFGIDNLRIVLDNDEVPIMDGSAISFVMMLKEAGIKELSAPKKFLRITKEVKIEDNNKFAVLKPSSEIEFDFEINFDHPVIGNQKYNFKFSTKNYIDEIAKARTFGFLKEVQYLRSIGLALGGSLENAIVLDEKGILNDSLRFPDEFVRHKILDAIGDMSLLGYNFIGNYEAFASGHHLNHLLTLKVFEENAYEIVEFSKEEELSIVKAFG; the protein is encoded by the coding sequence ATGAGACAAAGAACTATAAAAAAACCGGTCGAAGTTGTCGGAATGGGGCTTCATAAAGGTGTTCCGGTAAAACTTAGACTCGAACCGATGAGTGAAAACAGCGGAATTGTTTTTTATAGAGCGGATAAGGGAGTTACTATTCCTTTGAAGCCCGAATACGTAGTGGATACTAAAATGGCTACGGTGCTCGGAAACGAAGGTGCCGTCGTTTCGACAATAGAGCATTTGATGAGTGCTGTTTATGCTTTCGGGATAGATAATTTAAGAATCGTACTTGATAACGACGAAGTTCCTATTATGGACGGGAGTGCTATAAGTTTCGTGATGATGTTAAAAGAAGCCGGAATTAAAGAACTGAGTGCGCCTAAGAAGTTTTTGAGAATAACAAAAGAAGTGAAAATCGAAGATAATAATAAATTTGCGGTATTGAAGCCCTCAAGCGAAATAGAGTTTGATTTTGAGATAAATTTCGACCACCCCGTAATCGGAAATCAAAAATATAACTTTAAATTTTCGACTAAAAACTATATCGATGAGATTGCGAAAGCAAGAACGTTCGGGTTTTTAAAAGAGGTACAATATCTAAGAAGTATCGGTCTTGCTCTTGGAGGAAGTCTTGAGAATGCGATAGTGCTTGATGAAAAAGGTATCTTAAACGATTCTTTAAGATTTCCTGACGAATTCGTAAGACACAAAATTCTTGACGCTATCGGTGATATGAGTCTTCTTGGGTACAATTTCATAGGAAATTACGAAGCGTTTGCAAGCGGACATCACTTGAATCATTTATTAACTCTAAAAGTTTTCGAAGAAAACGCGTATGAAATTGTGGAATTCTCAAAAGAAGAGGAGCTAAGTATTGTCAAAGCGTTCGGTTGA
- a CDS encoding septum formation inhibitor, which yields MKQKTLRVFEVEDFENLKSVIKTKYPLIKNHIFMLKEKNEEIEDLLRRNFLSYFIVNGESFTSKKETSKESIMVIEKEKVVVKNCETLIYDKIIRSGEELELSQNALFLNRINAGAKIVTSANIEIYDENEGLIIAEGEYIIVKKNVKGTIIFKGLDIGKVDRLTFISEKIKKVLE from the coding sequence ATGAAACAAAAGACGCTTAGGGTTTTTGAGGTAGAGGATTTTGAAAATTTAAAATCGGTAATAAAAACGAAATATCCTCTTATCAAAAACCATATTTTTATGTTAAAAGAGAAAAACGAAGAGATAGAAGACCTTTTAAGACGCAATTTTCTTAGTTATTTTATTGTGAATGGTGAAAGTTTTACTTCTAAGAAGGAAACATCAAAAGAGAGTATTATGGTAATCGAAAAAGAAAAGGTGGTTGTTAAAAACTGCGAAACGTTAATTTATGATAAAATTATAAGAAGCGGAGAAGAGCTCGAACTCTCTCAAAACGCCTTGTTTCTTAATAGAATCAATGCGGGTGCTAAAATCGTCACTTCGGCTAATATAGAAATATATGATGAAAACGAAGGTTTGATAATAGCCGAGGGCGAATATATCATAGTCAAGAAAAACGTTAAAGGGACGATAATTTTTAAAGGTCTTGATATCGGAAAAGTTGATAGGCTAACGTTTATTAGTGAGAAAATTAAAAAGGTTTTGGAATGA
- a CDS encoding M23 family metallopeptidase encodes MKKLWILILLLIIGAGGFVYFSPMFEKNPPKITIKTDGYTNLKNPIEVDLKDDSGIKSYTVVLMNGNNTEVIASADNPNMGKNVTLKIKLPKNIKANEIRLVVTAVDTSKWHFFAGNEAQKSVTLEVDKVAPDAQVVNNSYAIGRGGSAAAVVQVNDKNLKDAYILVDGKYKFKLTPFYKKGYYVALIAWPIWENNFDATLVAEDYAGNIVREHIPYYWRTRGIYNPKDVKIRINDKFINQVAKRVLERMGMSIPNDPVEIFKKVNETVRKINEAKISQITSPVYEEKINSFYIRRFNPLPGSAKRADFGEKRHYYYKGEQISFAIHKGVDLAKIKRAKIYANNNGRVVANEYIGIYGNALIIYHGLGLYTLYGHTSEFKVKKGDLVHRGMVIARTGATGAVFGDHLHFGVYVQGIPVQPLEWMDPHWIKTNILNVINGAKRMIK; translated from the coding sequence ATGAAAAAACTTTGGATATTGATACTTCTACTTATAATAGGAGCTGGCGGATTTGTCTATTTTTCGCCTATGTTTGAAAAAAATCCTCCTAAAATAACCATAAAAACCGACGGATATACGAATCTTAAAAATCCTATCGAGGTGGATTTGAAAGACGATAGCGGGATTAAATCTTATACCGTCGTATTGATGAACGGAAACAATACCGAAGTTATTGCAAGTGCCGATAATCCTAATATGGGAAAAAACGTTACTTTAAAAATCAAACTTCCTAAAAACATTAAAGCGAACGAAATAAGACTTGTTGTAACTGCTGTGGATACTTCTAAATGGCATTTTTTTGCAGGAAACGAAGCTCAAAAATCGGTAACGTTGGAAGTGGATAAAGTAGCTCCGGATGCGCAAGTGGTAAATAATTCTTATGCAATCGGAAGAGGCGGAAGTGCCGCTGCCGTGGTGCAAGTAAACGACAAAAACCTAAAAGACGCTTATATCTTAGTGGACGGAAAATATAAATTTAAACTCACTCCTTTTTATAAAAAAGGATATTACGTAGCACTTATAGCTTGGCCTATTTGGGAAAACAATTTTGATGCCACTTTGGTAGCCGAAGATTATGCGGGCAATATCGTAAGAGAGCATATTCCGTATTATTGGAGAACAAGAGGAATTTATAACCCTAAAGACGTAAAAATAAGAATTAATGACAAATTTATAAACCAAGTGGCAAAAAGAGTGCTTGAGAGAATGGGAATGAGTATCCCGAACGACCCTGTAGAGATATTCAAAAAAGTAAACGAAACTGTTAGAAAAATAAACGAAGCTAAAATTTCACAAATCACTTCACCAGTATATGAAGAGAAAATAAACAGCTTTTATATAAGAAGATTCAATCCGTTACCTGGAAGTGCCAAAAGAGCCGATTTCGGAGAAAAAAGACACTATTACTATAAAGGCGAGCAAATTTCTTTTGCTATTCATAAAGGTGTGGATTTGGCAAAAATCAAAAGAGCTAAAATTTATGCGAACAATAACGGACGCGTTGTTGCAAACGAATATATCGGAATTTACGGAAACGCACTTATTATTTATCACGGGCTCGGGTTATATACGCTTTACGGGCATACGAGCGAATTTAAAGTAAAAAAAGGCGATTTGGTTCATAGAGGAATGGTAATTGCAAGAACAGGTGCGACAGGTGCGGTATTCGGGGATCATTTACATTTCGGGGTATATGTACAAGGGATTCCGGTACAACCACTTGAATGGATGGACCCACACTGGATTAAAACGAATATCTTAAACGTAATAAACGGCGCAAAAAGGATGATTAAATAA
- a CDS encoding DHH family phosphoesterase, translating to MQELFKKAWEKIKEAKNIVLVSHINPDGDALGSSLSLYPILKRMGKNVKVFNVTKPLPQYLDFLPNFDKVTDKLPKNVDLMISFDCGSFDRLGIDEKPPFLINIDHHISNTNYGDINIIDPKAASTSQVVFEMLKTNGVEIDEDSATCIYTALVTDTGSFQYESVNEKVFQTAAELVKCGAKPDFVAKMLFQRDRLSRLRLLAKAYDTIELCCEGKVAFVEVTKEMMEITGAIKDDTDTIVNSVRAIASVEVACMLREDDDGIKISLRSKNYADVSKVAVKYGGGGHIRAAGATIKDEFDFNKVKNMLKEDLKEIVKVEE from the coding sequence ATGCAAGAGCTTTTTAAAAAAGCGTGGGAAAAGATAAAAGAGGCTAAAAATATAGTTTTGGTATCACATATAAATCCTGACGGCGATGCGCTTGGCAGTTCGCTTAGTTTATATCCTATTTTGAAAAGAATGGGTAAAAACGTAAAAGTTTTCAATGTAACAAAGCCTTTGCCTCAATATTTAGATTTTTTGCCTAATTTTGATAAAGTTACGGATAAATTACCGAAAAATGTAGATTTGATGATAAGTTTCGATTGCGGGAGTTTCGATAGGCTCGGGATTGATGAAAAACCTCCTTTTTTGATAAATATAGACCACCATATATCAAATACTAATTACGGAGATATCAATATTATCGACCCCAAAGCCGCTTCGACTTCTCAAGTCGTTTTTGAGATGTTAAAAACAAACGGAGTCGAAATAGACGAAGATAGCGCTACTTGCATTTATACCGCGCTTGTAACCGATACGGGAAGTTTTCAGTATGAAAGCGTAAACGAAAAAGTGTTTCAAACGGCCGCAGAGCTTGTAAAGTGCGGAGCAAAACCGGATTTTGTGGCTAAGATGTTGTTTCAAAGAGATAGGCTCTCTCGTCTTAGACTTTTGGCAAAAGCATACGATACTATCGAGCTTTGTTGTGAGGGCAAAGTCGCTTTTGTGGAAGTAACGAAAGAGATGATGGAGATTACGGGCGCTATTAAAGACGATACCGATACGATAGTAAATAGTGTTAGAGCGATTGCGAGTGTGGAAGTTGCCTGTATGTTAAGAGAAGACGACGACGGAATAAAAATATCTCTTAGAAGCAAAAACTACGCCGATGTGAGTAAAGTGGCCGTGAAATACGGAGGCGGCGGACATATAAGAGCTGCCGGAGCGACTATAAAAGACGAATTTGATTTTAACAAAGTAAAAAATATGCTTAAAGAAGACTTAAAAGAAATAGTAAAGGTTGAAGAATGA
- the flhB gene encoding flagellar biosynthesis protein FlhB, with amino-acid sequence MMADDMEKTEEPTPKKLEDARKEGNIAKSMEMSAFVVLLVASVVIIFYIKYVTYYMEDFYRYFISFVGVEITKSVVFNLILKATQYIFIVLAPVFIALILAGIIGNVGQFGFLFTTKPLIPKFEKINPVKGLKRLFSAKTVVEGIKMILKSIIAFLVGFWLFFDFIHDMPRVESMEFFEQIKWFSDKAVILIFSMLGVFFVFAVLDFAYQKYSYKKSMRMSKQEIKDEYKQTEGNPEVKAKIRQIQREMAKKRMMSEVPKADVVITNPTHYAVAIRYDKTKDEAPRVIAKGVDNLALKIKEIAREHDVMIVENPPLARELYKSVDVDEIIPPKLYKAVAEVLAYVYRAKGMV; translated from the coding sequence GTGATGGCTGACGATATGGAAAAAACGGAAGAACCCACCCCCAAAAAATTAGAGGACGCCCGAAAAGAAGGTAATATCGCCAAATCAATGGAAATGAGCGCTTTTGTCGTTCTTTTGGTGGCGAGTGTAGTTATTATTTTTTATATCAAATACGTTACTTATTATATGGAGGATTTTTATAGGTATTTTATAAGTTTTGTGGGAGTGGAGATAACAAAAAGCGTCGTTTTTAATCTTATTTTAAAAGCAACTCAATATATTTTTATAGTCTTAGCGCCCGTTTTCATAGCTTTAATTCTTGCCGGGATTATCGGAAATGTAGGGCAATTCGGGTTTTTATTCACTACTAAACCTCTTATTCCTAAATTTGAAAAAATCAATCCCGTAAAAGGTCTAAAAAGACTCTTTAGCGCTAAGACCGTGGTCGAGGGTATAAAGATGATACTAAAAAGTATCATTGCGTTTTTGGTGGGGTTTTGGCTGTTTTTCGATTTTATTCACGATATGCCAAGAGTCGAATCTATGGAGTTTTTCGAGCAGATAAAGTGGTTTTCCGATAAAGCCGTGATTTTGATTTTTTCGATGCTCGGGGTTTTTTTCGTTTTTGCGGTATTGGATTTTGCGTATCAAAAATACAGCTATAAAAAATCGATGAGAATGAGCAAACAAGAGATAAAAGACGAATATAAACAAACCGAGGGAAACCCGGAAGTAAAGGCGAAAATCAGACAGATTCAAAGAGAAATGGCTAAAAAAAGAATGATGAGCGAAGTGCCAAAAGCCGATGTCGTAATTACAAACCCGACTCATTACGCGGTAGCTATAAGGTATGACAAAACCAAAGACGAAGCTCCAAGAGTAATAGCAAAAGGAGTGGATAATCTTGCTTTGAAAATAAAAGAAATCGCAAGAGAACACGACGTTATGATTGTAGAAAACCCTCCTTTGGCAAGAGAGCTTTACAAAAGCGTCGATGTTGATGAAATCATACCTCCAAAACTCTATAAAGCCGTTGCCGAAGTGCTTGCATACGTATATAGAGCCAAAGGAATGGTCTAA
- a CDS encoding uracil-DNA glycosylase codes for MGDWKNRLKEFYKTRAEFIKAHLNENIDFTDVFDPYLEEKNDNPIMIIGEAPGENEVKQKQPFVGKAGENLNYLISISGFDRKRDFLITNAFPFRTFQDKKNRTPKAKELKIGAELLKKEIEIVKPKIILLLGNSAIKAFSYLVKDVKNLQKCGYYNIDSEIGKLKIGVCYHPSPLAFNRKEIRESLEKFFKNLSKAV; via the coding sequence TTGGGGGATTGGAAAAACAGATTAAAAGAGTTTTATAAAACAAGAGCCGAGTTTATAAAAGCTCATCTTAATGAAAATATTGACTTTACGGATGTTTTTGACCCTTATTTGGAAGAAAAAAACGATAATCCGATAATGATTATCGGGGAAGCTCCGGGGGAGAATGAAGTTAAACAAAAACAACCTTTCGTAGGTAAAGCTGGAGAAAATTTAAACTATCTCATTTCTATCAGCGGTTTTGATAGAAAAAGGGATTTTTTAATAACGAACGCATTTCCTTTTAGAACGTTTCAAGATAAAAAAAACAGAACTCCAAAAGCAAAAGAGCTTAAAATCGGTGCCGAGTTATTAAAAAAAGAGATAGAAATCGTAAAACCCAAAATCATACTTCTTCTTGGAAATTCCGCTATAAAAGCCTTTTCTTATTTGGTAAAAGACGTTAAAAACCTTCAAAAATGCGGATATTACAATATCGATAGCGAAATCGGGAAATTGAAAATCGGCGTTTGCTATCACCCATCACCTCTTGCTTTTAACAGAAAAGAGATAAGAGAATCGTTAGAAAAGTTTTTTAAAAATCTCTCTAAGGCGGTGTGA
- a CDS encoding shikimate kinase: MQVDNNMSPTSMMVAIQTDVIKKSEDTVKNIVGDILEKNFENTMKIEQQVAAATGTGANLNIKA; this comes from the coding sequence ATGCAAGTTGATAACAATATGTCTCCAACTTCAATGATGGTAGCGATTCAAACCGACGTAATCAAAAAATCGGAAGACACCGTTAAAAATATCGTCGGGGATATTTTGGAAAAAAATTTCGAAAATACGATGAAAATAGAACAACAAGTAGCGGCGGCTACGGGAACGGGTGCTAATTTGAATATTAAAGCATAA
- a CDS encoding shikimate kinase — MSAGNVILTGFMGSGKSTIGRILAKELNTYFIDTDNLIEYFENRSIKEIFEKEGEESFRKKERYCFEWIKNNVKNTVISVGGGFPVFIPEIKEAGVVIYLKVDFDDILKRMSEDEIAKRPLFQDIKKAKELFSKRDNIYRQLADYIIENRDIDGTIKKIKGIIDAS, encoded by the coding sequence TTGAGTGCTGGTAATGTAATTCTTACCGGGTTTATGGGAAGCGGAAAAAGTACGATAGGTAGAATTTTGGCAAAAGAGTTAAATACTTATTTTATCGATACGGATAATTTAATCGAATATTTCGAAAACAGAAGTATAAAAGAGATTTTTGAAAAAGAAGGTGAGGAGAGTTTTAGAAAAAAAGAGCGCTATTGCTTCGAGTGGATAAAAAACAACGTAAAAAATACCGTAATTTCAGTAGGTGGAGGTTTTCCGGTATTTATTCCTGAGATTAAAGAAGCCGGAGTTGTAATATATTTGAAAGTTGATTTTGACGATATTTTAAAAAGAATGAGTGAAGACGAAATTGCAAAAAGACCTCTTTTTCAGGATATTAAAAAAGCAAAAGAGCTTTTTTCAAAAAGAGATAATATTTACAGACAACTTGCCGATTATATAATTGAAAACAGAGATATCGACGGAACGATAAAAAAAATAAAAGGAATAATCGATGCAAGTTGA
- a CDS encoding AMIN domain-containing protein: MRFLVLLIGVLLFARMNPFEPVITPQNTTVVKPQYFKKAKVYLPSDARVLKKIIFVYQNLNSDIKQKEVVINKDIDFHSPIIVLHNPKEVGFKKYRISKFMTIYIKDKKILIKTKDKLIRSFFLVKPFRIILDFKRKSDFPTIKKHISNIFLKKVVVGSHGSFYRVVLYFDTNYKYKLTKTDEGVKIECW; encoded by the coding sequence GTGAGATTTTTAGTTTTACTAATCGGCGTTTTGCTTTTTGCAAGAATGAATCCTTTCGAGCCCGTAATTACGCCTCAAAACACAACGGTTGTAAAGCCTCAATATTTTAAAAAAGCCAAGGTTTATTTGCCAAGCGACGCAAGAGTTCTTAAAAAAATCATCTTTGTTTATCAAAACCTAAACAGCGATATCAAACAAAAAGAGGTTGTGATAAACAAAGATATCGATTTTCACTCCCCTATTATCGTACTTCATAATCCCAAAGAGGTCGGATTTAAAAAATACAGAATTTCAAAATTTATGACAATCTATATAAAAGATAAAAAAATCCTCATAAAAACCAAAGACAAGCTTATTAGAAGTTTCTTTTTGGTAAAACCTTTTAGAATTATTTTGGATTTCAAAAGAAAATCAGACTTTCCGACTATCAAAAAACATATCTCGAATATATTCTTAAAAAAAGTTGTTGTAGGCTCTCACGGAAGTTTTTACAGAGTCGTTTTATATTTCGATACCAACTATAAATATAAACTTACAAAAACCGACGAAGGCGTAAAAATTGAGTGCTGGTAA
- a CDS encoding septum formation initiator family protein yields MIDFDNVFHKKRFDFKILIVIAASILVGIYIINLMFGERSFSQMIELQNTKKILQQRVNNLKKENEKLQKEYFELKELEG; encoded by the coding sequence ATGATAGATTTCGATAACGTTTTTCATAAAAAAAGATTCGATTTTAAAATTTTAATCGTTATTGCGGCTTCGATTCTTGTGGGTATATACATTATTAATTTGATGTTCGGAGAGAGGTCTTTTTCTCAAATGATAGAGTTGCAAAACACAAAAAAAATATTGCAACAAAGAGTTAATAACCTAAAAAAAGAGAACGAAAAACTTCAAAAAGAGTATTTCGAACTTAAAGAATTGGAGGGATAG
- the eno gene encoding phosphopyruvate hydratase: protein MVVIDNIFADEVLDSRGNPTVRATVYLSDGSSASAIVPSGASTGVNEALELRDKDDRFGGKGVLKACENVNTIIANELIGLSPYDQAEIDNIMLELDGTENKSKLGANAILGVSMAVARAAARSLNLPLYRYLGGSNALVIPTPMLNIINGGAHADNDVDLQEYMIMPVGFDDFDLALRASSEIYHTLKKLLEADGHPTALGDEGGFAPNFKNNVEPIEYILRAIEKAGYKPGEQVAIALDAASSEFYKDGKYVLAGENRTLSKEEMVEFYAELVEKFPIVSLEDGMAEEDWEGWKLLTEKLGDKIQLVGDDLFVTNKKLLRKGIDLGVANAILIKPNQIGTVTETMQTVRLAQRNNYNCVMSHRSGESEDAFIADFAVALNTGQIKTGAPARGERTAKYNRLLQINRSVAGAEYIGKELF from the coding sequence ATGGTAGTAATTGATAATATTTTTGCTGATGAGGTTCTTGATAGTAGAGGGAATCCTACTGTTAGAGCGACTGTTTATTTGAGTGACGGAAGCAGTGCGAGCGCAATCGTACCAAGCGGTGCGAGTACAGGGGTGAACGAAGCGCTTGAACTTAGAGACAAAGACGACAGATTCGGTGGAAAAGGCGTACTGAAAGCTTGCGAAAACGTAAATACGATTATTGCAAACGAGCTTATCGGTCTAAGTCCTTACGATCAAGCCGAAATCGATAATATTATGCTTGAACTTGACGGAACTGAAAACAAAAGCAAACTCGGAGCAAACGCGATTTTAGGCGTTTCTATGGCTGTTGCGAGAGCTGCGGCAAGAAGTTTGAATCTGCCTCTTTACAGATATTTAGGAGGTAGCAACGCGCTTGTAATTCCTACTCCTATGTTAAATATCATCAACGGAGGAGCTCACGCGGATAACGACGTGGATTTACAAGAGTATATGATTATGCCGGTAGGGTTTGACGATTTCGATTTGGCTTTAAGAGCATCTTCGGAAATTTATCACACTCTAAAAAAATTACTTGAAGCCGACGGACATCCTACGGCTCTCGGAGACGAGGGAGGATTCGCTCCTAACTTCAAAAACAACGTAGAACCTATCGAGTATATTTTAAGAGCTATCGAAAAAGCCGGATATAAACCGGGAGAGCAAGTGGCAATAGCACTTGATGCGGCAAGTAGCGAGTTTTATAAAGACGGAAAATACGTACTTGCAGGAGAAAACAGAACTCTAAGCAAAGAAGAGATGGTTGAATTTTATGCGGAGCTTGTGGAAAAATTCCCTATCGTATCTCTTGAAGACGGGATGGCTGAGGAAGATTGGGAAGGTTGGAAACTTCTAACTGAAAAACTTGGTGACAAAATCCAACTTGTGGGTGACGATTTGTTCGTAACAAACAAAAAACTTTTAAGAAAAGGTATCGATTTAGGCGTTGCAAACGCTATTTTAATCAAACCAAACCAAATCGGAACCGTAACGGAGACTATGCAAACGGTTAGACTTGCTCAAAGAAACAACTACAACTGCGTAATGAGTCACAGAAGCGGTGAGAGCGAAGATGCGTTTATTGCCGATTTTGCGGTTGCGCTAAATACAGGACAAATCAAAACAGGTGCTCCTGCAAGAGGTGAGAGAACGGCTAAATACAACAGACTTCTTCAAATCAACAGAAGCGTTGCGGGTGCCGAATATATCGGAAAAGAGTTATTTTAA
- the recA gene encoding recombinase RecA, whose amino-acid sequence MDEKKQKALELALKQVEKQFGKGSLVKLSEKEIEPIASIPTGSFGLDLALGIGGIPKGRITEIYGPESSGKTTLALSIIAQAQKQGGIAAFIDAEHAFDPIYARNIGVDIDNLLVSQPDYGEQALEIVETLARSGAVDIIVIDSVAALTPKAEIEGNMGDAQVGVQARLMSQALRKLTAAIHKMNTTVVFINQIRMKIGMMGYGSPETTTGGNALKFYSSVRLDVRRIATLKQGDKEVGNRVKVKVVKNKVAPPFRIAEFDIMFGKGISREGELLDYGVKLDIIDKSGSWFSYGATRLGQGKENAKAYLKEHPELAQEIEQKIKEALGVELSHMIDAIENNKDNEDELNLKGE is encoded by the coding sequence ATGGACGAAAAAAAGCAAAAAGCACTCGAACTTGCTTTAAAACAGGTTGAAAAGCAGTTCGGTAAAGGTTCTTTGGTAAAATTAAGTGAAAAAGAGATAGAACCTATCGCTTCTATTCCTACCGGAAGTTTCGGGCTTGATTTGGCTCTTGGAATAGGCGGTATTCCAAAAGGAAGAATTACTGAAATTTACGGGCCGGAGAGTAGTGGTAAAACGACTCTTGCGCTATCTATTATCGCACAGGCTCAAAAACAAGGCGGAATTGCTGCGTTTATAGACGCGGAACATGCTTTTGACCCTATTTATGCAAGAAATATCGGTGTTGATATCGATAATCTTTTGGTTTCTCAGCCGGATTACGGAGAACAAGCTCTTGAGATTGTAGAGACGCTTGCAAGAAGCGGTGCCGTTGATATTATCGTAATCGACTCGGTAGCGGCTTTAACTCCAAAAGCGGAAATCGAAGGAAATATGGGTGATGCGCAAGTAGGTGTGCAAGCAAGACTTATGAGCCAGGCTCTAAGAAAACTGACAGCCGCTATTCATAAAATGAATACGACGGTGGTATTTATCAACCAAATAAGAATGAAAATCGGAATGATGGGATACGGAAGCCCTGAAACTACTACGGGTGGTAACGCTCTTAAATTCTATTCGTCTGTAAGACTTGATGTAAGAAGAATCGCAACTTTAAAACAAGGCGACAAAGAAGTAGGAAACAGAGTAAAAGTAAAAGTGGTCAAAAACAAAGTCGCACCTCCGTTTAGAATTGCTGAATTCGACATTATGTTCGGAAAAGGAATCAGTAGAGAGGGCGAACTTTTAGATTACGGAGTAAAACTTGATATTATCGATAAAAGCGGTAGCTGGTTTAGTTATGGCGCTACAAGACTCGGTCAAGGAAAAGAAAACGCGAAAGCTTATTTAAAAGAGCATCCTGAACTTGCTCAAGAGATAGAACAAAAAATAAAAGAAGCTTTGGGTGTGGAACTTTCTCATATGATAGACGCAATCGAAAACAACAAAGACAACGAAGACGAATTAAATTTAAAAGGAGAATAG
- a CDS encoding DUF3373 family protein, whose translation MKKLLLFLSASLLFASNQDIQKQIEKLKAEFNAKIEALSQRVDENEFEASINRIKWGGELEVNWGFYSGTYDNKHFSNPNKWDMRLKLNMETRINERTKFTGRLMMSKAWGNSRGEDLSQLDALQGRADGTSALFVERAYVDFHITKNFIMTIGRQPSSDGPGMNLKYDTPRKATYPALLFNGAADGVVFTYKYKNPYIPKCKFRFAYGKGYEWQDPFYGWAAENPGIKDTNVYGVFFEGALPIEKMGRNLFILTGVKTTHLVTNPFDDRNATANQDLGDYEHFGVYFENLRAFDTRWNYFVSFAYAIPKGNGKKGVADLNNDGVPDTEVELLKNNGYAYHIGGRYDFRHWKIGYEFNHGSKYWFSFSTNLYDPINKLAIRGNVHDFYAIYKVDLYQYFRLGYMYADINYNYDGMYYAPNGEPDKVNDALKLIYLTYDVRW comes from the coding sequence ATGAAAAAGCTTTTATTGTTTTTAAGTGCGAGTCTATTATTCGCTTCAAATCAGGATATTCAAAAACAGATAGAAAAATTAAAAGCGGAATTTAACGCAAAAATAGAAGCGCTATCTCAAAGAGTCGATGAGAACGAATTTGAAGCGAGCATTAATAGGATTAAGTGGGGAGGTGAGTTGGAAGTAAATTGGGGGTTTTATAGCGGGACGTATGATAATAAACACTTTAGCAACCCCAATAAATGGGATATGAGATTAAAACTCAATATGGAAACGAGAATAAACGAGCGCACGAAATTTACCGGTAGGCTTATGATGAGTAAGGCTTGGGGAAATTCAAGAGGTGAGGATTTATCTCAGCTTGACGCTCTTCAAGGTCGAGCGGACGGGACTTCGGCTCTTTTTGTAGAAAGGGCTTATGTTGATTTTCATATTACGAAAAACTTTATTATGACAATCGGTCGTCAGCCAAGTAGCGACGGACCGGGAATGAACCTAAAATACGACACTCCAAGAAAAGCGACTTATCCGGCGCTTTTGTTCAACGGCGCGGCTGACGGGGTGGTATTTACTTACAAATACAAAAATCCGTATATTCCGAAATGTAAATTCAGATTTGCTTACGGGAAAGGATACGAATGGCAAGACCCATTTTACGGCTGGGCGGCTGAGAATCCCGGTATTAAAGACACAAACGTTTACGGAGTTTTTTTCGAAGGAGCTCTACCTATCGAAAAAATGGGAAGAAATCTATTTATCCTAACAGGCGTAAAAACGACTCATCTTGTCACTAATCCTTTTGATGACAGAAATGCTACGGCTAATCAGGATTTAGGGGATTATGAACATTTCGGGGTTTATTTTGAAAATCTAAGAGCGTTTGATACGAGGTGGAATTATTTTGTCTCTTTTGCTTATGCGATACCTAAAGGCAACGGCAAAAAAGGAGTTGCCGATTTGAATAACGACGGAGTGCCCGATACCGAAGTCGAGCTTTTAAAAAACAACGGATACGCTTATCATATTGGCGGGAGATATGATTTTAGGCATTGGAAAATAGGCTATGAGTTTAATCACGGCTCAAAATATTGGTTTAGTTTTTCGACAAATCTTTACGACCCTATAAACAAACTCGCTATCAGAGGAAACGTGCACGATTTTTATGCGATATACAAAGTCGATTTGTACCAATACTTTAGGCTCGGGTATATGTATGCGGATATTAATTATAACTACGACGGAATGTACTACGCTCCAAACGGAGAGCCGGATAAAGTAAACGACGCTTTAAAACTTATCTATTTAACTTACGACGTTAGGTGGTAA